The following are from one region of the Aspergillus luchuensis IFO 4308 DNA, chromosome 4, nearly complete sequence genome:
- a CDS encoding Hsp70 family protein (COG:S;~EggNog:ENOG410PJ95;~InterPro:IPR043129) → MADQRHLVAGVDFGVTKCVVTYRYGKNQSIKEWRPNGRDSIIPTWVSYYPGTYNLRAWGYEVGRQDSHLVLLKLQVAGVPSAESMDLDIFGNARVPGNGRNSIQPQDAIKDFLEALRKAFIADITVTQEIGLDRLPPIDWYFAMPDCWTVEGEIMMQSAIREAGFENGDDQVSYTSEAKAAAIRVANQLEEEGLAQVGDRVLVCDIGGVTCDYTAFRVSATANEAHHLLFHPLSEQSTMKHGSHLVETSLMGHVRKELGLPCAKGQVASMAWKAVIDAKHGFSGNEDMIVYLPFSQQYKTRWKYNPSEQFDEQTNHFTLTRASLVKAFDPIVRPILKAILRHISVWNVTNVVLVGGFSQSVYLRNEIERRLQDIDEDERPSLRHLQGNDAVTAVSYGLTLRGSTVSEYVQYQSIWGYELAAPVIEILATGLEPPRKHAFRVIDSGRALSNEGGVHLWLAVEAGQSVQSVLIRRFTQMPNRVQVIGKLKLNPPSEARRGVYYPPGAEKIFWYECLASWTVYKHVRERMRWKLSIRTDKEWVEVGTADHLVTDDMSPWH, encoded by the exons ATGGCTGATCAGCGACACCTTGTTGCAGGAGTTGATTTTGGCGTGACGAAGTGTG TCGTAACATATCGTTACGGGAAGAACCAGAGTATCAAGGAGTGGCGTCCAAATGGCCGCGACTCAATCATCCCGACTTGGGTCTCTTATTATCCTGGTACCTATAATCTGCGTGCGTGGGGTTACGAAGTAGGTCGACAAGATAGCCATCTGGTCCTGCTAAAGTTACAGGTTGCTGGGGTCCCTTCAGCGGAGTCAATGGACTTGGACATATTTGGAAATGCCAGAGTGCCCGGAAACGGCAGAAACTCCATTCAACCCCAGGATGCTATTAAGGACTTTCTGGAAGCCCTGCGTAAGGCATTCATCGCCGATATAACTGTCACTCAAGAAATTGGGCTCGACCGACTCCCCCCAATTGACTGGTACTTTGCAATGCCTGACTGCTGGACGGTAGAGGGCGAGATAATGATGCAAAGTGCGATTCGGGAGGCTGGTTTCGAGAATGGCGACGACCAGGTTTCTTATACTTCAGAAGCGAAAGCAGCCGCTATACGGGTGGCTAACCAACTCGAGGAGGAAGGCCTTGCTCAG GTTGGAGACCGTGTGTTGGTATGTGATATAGGTGGTGTGACCTGC GATTACACTGCATTTCGCGTATCCGCAACGGCAAACGAGGCGCACCACTTACTCTTTCATCCGCTAAGTGAGCAAAGTACGATGAAGCACGGCAGTCATTTGGTAGAGACATCGCTCATGGGTCACGTCCGCAAGGAACTTGGTCTGCCATGCGCAAAGGGCCAGGTGGCTTCCATGGCTTGGAAGGCGGTCATTGACGCCAAGCATGGCTTCTCTGGCAACGAGGATATGATTGTTTACCTCCCATTTTCCCAGCAGTACAAGACCAGATGGAAGTATAATCCATCAGAGCAATTTGACGAGCAAACCAATCATTTCACTCTCACCAGGGCTTCACTCGTCAAAGCATTCGATCCTATTGTGAGACCAATCCTGAAAGCCATTTTGCGCCACATTTCTGTGTGGAATGTGACCAACGTCGTCCTCGTGGGTGgtttcagtcagtcagtctacCTGAGGAACGAAATCGAACGCCGCCTGCAGGATATTGATGAGGACGAACGACCGTCTCTGCGCCATCTACAGGGCAACGATGC TGTCACTGCCGTATCCTACGGGTTGACGCTCCGTGGCAGTACAGTCTCTGAATACGTGCAGTACCAGAGCATCTGGGGTTACGAATTGGCTGCACCCGTCATCGAAATACTTGCAACAGGGCTTGAACCCCCAAGGAAACATGCTTTTCGTGTGATTGACTCG gGCCGCGCATTAAGTAATGAGGGAGGCGTCCACTTGTGGCTCGCTGTGGAGGCTGGGCAAAGTGTACAATCAGTCCTTATCCGTCGTTTCACGCAAATGCCGAACC GCGTCCAGGTAATAGGTAAGCTCAAGCTCAATCCTCCCAGTGAAGCCCGTCGCGGCGTGTATTACCCCCCAGGTGCCGAGAAAATCTTTTGGTATGAGTGCTTGGCATCGTGGACGGTTTACAAACATGTCCGTGAGCGTATGAGGTGGAAGTTGAGCATTCGAACAGACAAAGAGTGGGTGGAGGTAGGCACCGCGGACCATTTGGTAACAGATGATATGTCACCATGGCATTGA
- a CDS encoding uncharacterized protein (InterPro:IPR043129) — MLMSRGIHMVETNLMAHICAQLELRQGPAINRKIRHGAVLAKHQFTGDNDLTICIPGLTRTRNPNARNDCYNPATGFFKFTKDSLLDAFKLVVGSIIERLTKHINDGVNRIVIVGGFSKSPYLRKRVKEVLEEFNEDKRPKVHYLPGNEAITVVSYGLTLKGITIPNPVQYHGPWGYKISCPVIEVLAATGLTFSRRYDFPIFNPNQQNLQEGKTPFRLSVERGQRVGDVYVHRFKETSDDAEYVVQIHLTIPDDAPRAEYHERGVVVYFYNLYLLWHFIEGVGLKSKLQVAVRNNDRKETVGAVVGSSSHTVAEMVPWRRKD, encoded by the exons ATGCTGATGAGCCGCGGAAT TCATATGGTTGAGACGAACTTGATGGCACACATCTGTGCTCAATTGGAGTTGCGCCAGGGACCGGCTATCAACCGCAAGATTCGACACGGCGCCGTTTTGGCCAAGCATCAATTCACCGGCGATAATGATCTGACGATTTGTATCCCGGGTCTTACGAGAACCAGGAACCCAAATGCGCGGAATGATTGTTACAATCCGGCGACCGGTTTCTTTAAGTTCACTAAAGATTCGCTCTTGGACGCCTTCAAGCTTGTCGTGGGGTCCATCATTGAGAGACTCACGAAACACATCAATGATGGAGTCAACAGGATTGTGATTGTGGGTGGGTTCAGCAAGTCTCCTTATCTGAGAAAACGAGTCAAGGAGGTTTTGGAGGAATTCAATGAAGACAAAAGGCCAAAAGTTCACTACCTACCTGGTAATGAAGC AATAACCGTCGTGTCGTATGGATTAACTTTGAAGGGAATAACAATTCCAAACCCCGTGCAGTACCACGGCCCCTGGGGATACAAAATCAGCTGCCCGGTCATCGAGGTGTTGGCAGCGACGGGGCTCACCTTTTCAAGGCGTTATGATTTCCCTATTTTCAATCCA AACCAGCAGAACCTCCAGGAAGGGAAGACGCCGTTCAGACTGAGTGTGGAACGAGGGCAACGTGTAGGAGATGTTTATGTCCATCGCTTTAAAGAAACGTCAGACG ACGCTGAATATGTGGTCCAAATTCACCTCACGATCCCCGACGATGCCCCCCGCGCCGAATACCACGAAAGAGGAGTCGTAGTCTACTTCTACAACCTCTACTTGTTATGGCATTTTATCGAAGGAGTTGGCCTCAAATCGAAATTGCAGGTGGCGGTTCGTAACAATGATAGGAAGGAGACAGtgggggcggtggtgggcTCCAGCAGCCATACCGTGGCTGAAATGGTTCCATGGCGAAGAAAGGACTGA
- a CDS encoding uncharacterized protein (InterPro:IPR043129) produces the protein MMNNEERLVVGVDIGTTKTVVTYYYPTKEEVLEWRPGGNESSIIPTLLAYRPGGERTWGHGVDQSDTHLIMMKLRIVGSPNIDSVDQRVISDKGNLPGDNRNDVPTQRSIADFLRCLRIAFRDDRIVSESIEVRRLPQIDWHFAMPNTWKEEGEIVMRAAIEEAGFQHGNDNARIFYMSEAKAAAIGAADQLREGDMQVGDFVLLCDLGGITSISQFFLFPTGLKIGNPLL, from the exons ATGATGAACAACGAGGAGCGCCTGGTTGTTGGCGTGGACATAGGGACCACAAAAACGG TGGTGACCTATTACTACCCCACCAAGGAAGAAGTCCTTGAGTGGCGCCCTGGGGGCAACGAgtcctccatcatcccaacGCTGTTGGCTTATCGCCCCGGAGGTGAACGTACTTGGGGCCATGGTGTAGATCAGAGCGACACACACCTAATCATGATGAAGCTGAGAATTGTCGGGTCCCCCAATATAGACTCGGTAGACCAGAGAGTTATCTCTGACAAGGGCAACTTGCCCGGAGACAACAGGAACGACGTACCGACGCAAAGGTCCATAGCCGACTTCCTCAGATGCCTCCGCATCGCATTTCGTGATGATCGCATAGTCTCGGAATCCATCGAAGTCAGGCGACTACCCCAAATTGACTGGCATTTTGCGATGCCCAACAcatggaaggaggagggagaaattgTGATGCGTGCTGCCATCGAGGAGGCTGGCTTCCAGCACGGGAATGACAACGCTCGCATATTCTACATGTCAGAGGCGAAAGCTGCGGCAATCGGAGCGGCGGACCAACTCCGCGAAGGGGACATGCAG GTGGGAGACTTCGTGCTTCTCTGCGATCTAGGGGGGATTACTAGCATAAGCCAATTCTTTCTGTTCCCAACCGGATTGAAGATTGGGAATCCATTGCTCTGA
- a CDS encoding thiamine pyrophosphate-dependent dehydrogenase E1 component subunit alpha (COG:C;~EggNog:ENOG410PJTX;~InterPro:IPR034616,IPR029061,IPR001017;~PFAM:PF00676;~go_function: GO:0003826 - alpha-ketoacid dehydrogenase activity [Evidence IEA];~go_function: GO:0003863 - 3-methyl-2-oxobutanoate dehydrogenase (2-methylpropanoyl-transferring) activity [Evidence IEA];~go_function: GO:0016624 - oxidoreductase activity, acting on the aldehyde or oxo group of donors, disulfide as acceptor [Evidence IEA];~go_process: GO:0009083 - branched-chain amino acid catabolic process [Evidence IEA]) translates to MQSLRSTRFLRSSQPLSKVPRRWSNSISQRPGSDRVRFPGAINSKFTTDMTFINPTEMSNIPTYRVMDSDGVLVDKSRKSIDVPKEEILTWYKNMLTVSVMDVIMFEAQRQGRLSFYMVSAGEEGISVGSAAALTPDDVVFAQYREAGVFQQRGFTLKDFMSQLFANRFDNSKGRNMPVHYGCNYPRTHTISSPLATQIPQASGAAYALKLQSLQNPDTPARIVACYFGEGAASEGDFHAGLNIAATRSCPVVFICRNNGYAISTPTLEQYRGDGIASRGVGYGIDTIRVDGNDIFAVYEAMREARRLALQDGGKPVLIEAMSYRVSHHSTSDDSFAYRARVEVEDWKRRDNPIIRLRKWLENEGHWSEDLERETRDKIRKEVLREFGEAEREKKPPLREAFEGVYDELTEEAEAQMKELKRILETYPEEYDLHQFQDGVNGLR, encoded by the exons ATGCAGTCATTGCGGTCAACGCGCTTTTTGCGCTCTTCCCAGCCGCTGTCCAAGGTCCCACGGCGATGGAGCAATTCTATATCCCAGCGCCCTGGATCGGATCG TGTCCGATTTCCAGGCGCGATCAATAGCAAATTTACCACCGACATGACCTTCATCAATCCCACCGAAATGTCCAATATACCTACGTACCGAGTCATGGACTCCGACGGAGTACTCGTCGACAAGTCGCGCAAGTCCATCGATGTGCCAAAGGAGGAAATTTTGACATGGTACAAGAATATGTTGACAG TAAGTGTCATGGACGTCATCATGTTCGAAGCGCAACGGCAGGGTCGACTGAGCTTCTATATG GTATCTGCCGGTGAAGAAGGAATCAGCGTTGGATCCGCCGCAGCCTTAACCCCCGACGACGTAGTATTCGCCCAGTACCGTGAAGCAGGCGTCTTCCAACAACGCGGCTTCACTCTGAAAGACTTCATGAGCCAACTGTTTGCGAATAGATTCGATAACAGTAAAGGCCGTAACATGCCCGTTCATTATGGCTGCAACTATCCCCGAACA CACAcaatctcctccccccttgcAACCCAAATCCCTCAAGCCTCCGGTGCTGCATACGCTCTAAAGTTACAATCACTACAGAACCCCGATACCCCGGCGCGAATTGTAGCCTGCTATTTCGGCGAAGGAGCCGCCAGCGAAGGCGACTTCCACGCCGGCTTAAATATAGCCGCGACGCGGTCCTGTCCCGTGGTATTCATCTGCCGCAACAATGGATATGCAATTTCCACCCCTACACTAGAACAATACAGGGGCGATGGTATCGCCAGCCGTGGTGTTGGCTACGGCATTGACACCATTCGGGTGGACGGTAACGACATATTCGCGGTCTACGAGGCAATGCGTGAAGCTCGTCGTCTCGCCCTCCAAGATGGAGGTAAACCTGTCCTCATCGAAGCAATGAGCTACCGTGTATCGCATCACAGCACCAGCGATGATAGCTTTGCATACCGGGCAAGGGTAGAAGTCGAGGACTGGAAACGTCGCGATAACCCGATTATCCGGTTGCGGAAGTGGTTGGAAAATGAGGGTCACTGGAGCGAGGATTTAGAACGTGAAACGCGTGATAAGATTCGCAAAGAGGTGCTCAGGGAGTTTGGAGAGGCAGAgcgggagaagaagccccCGTTGAGGGAAGCATTTGAGGGGGTCTACGACGAGTTgacggaggaggcagaggctcagatgaaggagctgaagaGGATACTGGAGACATATCCTGAGGAGTATGACTTGCATCAGTTCCAAGATGGAGTGAATGGGTTACGATAG